The following DNA comes from Camelina sativa cultivar DH55 chromosome 14, Cs, whole genome shotgun sequence.
TTTTGCTAGTCTTTGATCATAAACAAGTCACATCAACTATATATAGATTTGCTAGTCTATGATCTATAGACTaatattgtataaaatttatcaatgaaaagtgaaaacattaaacaacaatataatattaattagacCGTAAACCAAGCCCAAATGGATTTGACATGAGAATTAGGTTCgacatcataaataaaattatgtttgacTACCTGATCATATTCACATCGGGTGAAAATAATCCACGTAATCTTTGAAGATTTATCATGAACaggaaaaaaaggaattaaaCCCTCACAAACGGCtgggttttatttgtttttgttttctctcttaaagtTGTATAATACaacataagaaaacaacaatggAAGGTTTGCTCCCCAGATCTTAAGTATAAgctcataaaaacaaaaactcccTTTTGACATATCTCCTCTGCTCAGAACTTCCTTTGCCGAGTCGAATCTACAGTTTGTTTTTGGTAGGCGCCATGCAACGCGAGAAGAGACGACGTATTGAGGCAGATCCCATCCCTCTTGACCTAGAGGAGGCTATACTCACTAGATTGCCTGCCAAGTCTCTTATGAAGTTCCTATGTGTATCAAAGATGTGGTCTTCCATCATCTGAAACCAAAGGTTTGTCAATTCTTACTACGCTGTGTCCTCCACGATCCGGTCGCGGTTTACAATCGCTTTCTGCGGCGCTTCACAAGCCAAGGTTAATGACTGGCGTTTAATCGTCTTCTCGTCTTCCTACGAAGAtgagaaatcttcttctttggcaACCACTTTCCATATGACAATACCTTCAGTGTACTTGTCTAACGCCTCCTCCTGTCAATCTGTTCATGGCTTAATCGGGTGTACTAGCAGTGGTCCATTCTTTGTCTGTAACcccaacaccaacaatttcACTATCCTACCATGTGCCGGGGCACGCACATCCTGGGGATACGATCCTGTTGGAGATCAATTCAAAGCATTGACCATGGTGTCTTATCCTCATCAGCCTCATGATTCTCTACTTTACGAGGTTTTAACACTTGGAGGAGGAGAATCTTCATGGACACGCAATACGTTCACCAGCCCGCCTCATTTCACTGTTACCAACTCAAAATGTATCAATGGTTTCGTGTATTATGCTGCTTGGACCCCAACCCGAACTAAAAATCCGGTGATTGTGTGTTTTGATGTTAGATATGAGAGGCTGAGCTTTGTCAAAGCGCCTATGGCTGTTGTTTGCTGGGAGGGTGAATCTATTCTCATAGAATACAAAGGCAAGCTAGCTTCCATTGCAAGACACCCTCATGCTGATTTCCGTAGGTTTGATTTATGGATACTGGAAGATGCGACGACACATGATTGGTCCCAGCAAACATTTGAGCTTCCTTTCTCTTTGGGGATGGGTAGGAATATCACTTCCCCGGGGACCAACAAGGCTGGTGAAATCATTTTTGCACCAAAACGCCTCTCATATGATGTTCAGCCATACTACATATTTTACTACAATGGCCCTGTTCTTTTCTATGTCGCTAGCGACAGCTCCGGCGACTGAAATTTACACACACAATCCCCCTTTTCATGTCGCTGGATTTTTTATGTGAGAGAATTCTTTCTCCAGATCCCTTGTTATTGATAGAAAAGACATGAGAAGAGTTAGGCTACTAGGAATTGCTGATGATGAAGAGTTTAGGCGCCGTTACGCGTCGAAACTATTGCCTCTCTATGATCTGTTTTTATGTATCCTTTTCTCTAAGgatcttgattttttattttttttttgttaaagtagcATCTTGATTTAAGAGCTTGACAAACTTTAGTAGGACTCATGATTTGCATTTGTTGCTTATATTTTCAAGTGTTCTTTTCTAGTCTTATTTCTGGTGATTTTAGTATTGAACACAACTCTTTTACTTGCTGTGGAAGATTCTGGCAAGCAATGACCTAGTATTGATCCTGTGTTTGGAAAGAAGacccccaaaataaaaataaataaaaagacaccTTTGCGATTCCCTGTTGCATTTTCATgtttctcctctgtttcactGAGAGGCTCAGCATATCTCCTCTAGACTCTAGTTTCTCCTttgtgctctgtttttattctctcttgATAACAGAAGCACATCACTATTCAATCGTAAGaacacaaattaataaactactagtaagagagaaaataattttttttttaatcttgtacATTAATATTTCGGATCACAAGGATTCTCTCCACTTGCAAACACAACACACATAGTGATTCTCATCACTTGCTGCACTACACTCACTTATATAGACTCTAAGAGCACTATTATTGGTCATACTTGTTTTGGATgtctcaaagtttttttttatatagatatatattatttttataacttaatttaatttattattcagCACCAATAAGAATACACCAGCTGGGCATTTTTTCTCTCATCTGTGTCTCTGCAGAGACACTCCATCTCAAAATTAaagcttctctccttcttttaattttatattattattgttttttgacACTCATCCCCACAGTATGTGGGATGGGAATGCTCTAATAATGACTTTCTACTAGACCATAATTCTAGGTACTTGACTCACTTCTACAAGCAATGTTATGCTACCTACTCTTACACTAACAACTCTTAGTCTAAATTGGTTAGGCCATCCACAATGGTGGTCTTCTAACCAGAAATCTtctattaaaaactaattaaataatacaaaaagaagaaaaagaagagagacgaGGCCTGGGGTACTTTATTAAGAACTCCTTATAAGAATAAGAAATTCTTTCTCTTTAattcataataattaataaataatatcaaatttagttattaatacAATAACCTgatttttatagtttgatatattaatttaatatgttagctttttataaataatcccctatatattaatagagaaacacaattaaaaaaaagctgatgtgttaGTGTTATAGAGCTCAGaccatttttatcaaataacgcTCAAAACATTCTACTTATTTACAACTTTCtgccattgtatttattataaaaaaaagaaaaaaactataatccTTTGCTCTCACCTCATTattgtttacataaatatatcattgacatatataagataatgttttttctataagtttaaaaaaatgaaaaaattaatcaacaattaaaatccagaaatgtatttaattatcaatttttgtaacatatttaattattagaaataaattacatttcacaaacaataaaaaaattaaacatttatttaccacttttatacatctttctcattgcatttttttaacttatgattagtttaaattaaatctattagtctaaaaagtttttttttttttatctatttaatggtatagtgatgtAGATGATAAtgttaaacataaaatatgtgaatttgatttttagaaacacaaaaacacatcaaaaattTCTACGCCACCTTgaaattcttttccaagttcaaatattttacgGGTAAAACGAATTTTACCGAAAGTAAatgcaaatttgaataaacaaaaaaatctttatttacatattttgttttacacaaaataaatcttaaatctcaaataataattttgcatataatactttatttaaatcgatatatcccgcacatagtgcaAGTGGGTACCTAGTAAATATATTAAGCACCATCAcacataattatttaatatttaattcgaTGAAAGTTTAACATAAactgttaattaaatattaattgacAACACAACACACTCTCTCTTACTCATTGGCAATCCTAAACAATCTTATGACAAATTATAAGATCATTCATACCAGGTTATCCCTCACTTTcgtcctacaaaaaaaaaatgtcggtTCTCTCTCGAGGCGACTATTGTGGCGATCATACCCTTTGGGGTTTTTTCCGGCGTTGCCGGCAATTTTCTCCGATTAGGAGTCATGTTTCCACCGACAAAATCATATACCTTTGCTTCCAAAACTTTGTTGGCAGTTTATCTCTGTCAGTTAAACTTGACAGTTTCTTTTTCCCTGTTTCTGCGGGGGATAACCGCTTACAAAAACCGCCATTGTTGATTCTATATAAATTCCTTGTTTTCAATCCCGTTTGTCAGACCCGACCGATTACCGACCATCACTTTGTCACCCCCAAACACACCATGAGCGATTACTTACGAAAATCTGTTCAAGATCTTGATTTGGGGACTGATGATGCCCCAATTACTCTGCCACCAAAATTTGTTTCTAGAGCCGCTGCTATCAATCGATACTCTCTTGTGGTCACTCATGTCAACCCCCGTAAACAAAACTTACGGGCCCTCATCCGCTAGATGCCCCGGGTATGGGGATTCCCCGAGGAATGTGTAGGCCGTATCATTGACGGGGGACGAGTCCAATTTCGTTTTCAATCTGAGGAAACGATGAATCTTGTCCTCCGACGTGGTCCGTGGTCGTTCAACGATTGGATGGTTACAACCCACCGCTGGTACCCGAACTTGGCTGAGAATGAGATGAAGATCATTCCCTTTTGGATCCAGATTCAAGGTATTCCAACTCTGTACTTAACAAATGTCATGGCTAGAAGGCTTGGAAACAGTCTAGGGTATGTGACAGAAGTAGACTATGATGAGAATGTTAACCAAGTAGGTTCGGTAAGGGTTAAGATAGATTGGAATATAGACAATCCCCTtcgtttcaaaaaaaatgttcagTTCATGCCAGGAGAGAACACCCTTATTATGTTTCGCTTTGAGCGCCTCCGTAACTTCTGTAACCAATGTGGTAGTTTGAAACACGATATCAAAGAATGCCCTCTTACTTTTGATAGTGAGGATCCATATGTGCCTGGTGATGATAATGATGGTGATGAACATCCGGATGACGATAACAATATGGATGATGTAAAGGATGCCACTACCATGTCTACTGAAGTGGATATCCCGGGTATTCATATGGCCCCTCCTCAGAATGCTGTTTGTGACCATGGTCCCATTACCACTCACTCATCGGATATCCCCAGTGTTTTTGAGGATACGGAACTCACAGCAGAACGTCTTCAATACCTTCATGCCAAGTACACGCCAAAGGATTTCTTTGAAGACAGTACAGACAATGCGATCCCTATTGGTTTTCACAAACGCAAAAGGGTGAGTTTCGAAACAGCATTCAACAATGCTAATGCTGCGGAAGAGAGGGCGGTCCTGAGCCATCTCCGGAAGCAGGGAAAGATTGACAGTTCGGTTGATTCATGCTCGGTCAACATTGGATTCGACGGAGGCGCGGGGGGCCCGGTACCCCTAGAGGATCCTCCATGAAGATGATTTCCTGGAATTGCCAAGGCCTTGCATCTCCATTAAAATCTACTACTATAAAACGTTTATGTAAATCATCTAAGTGTGATGTTTTATTTCTTATTGAAACTTTAAATAAGTGTGATATGGTATGTAAACTTAAGGATGATTTAGGATTTActaacattataactcagccccCTCTAGGCAGGAGTGGTGGCTTAGCTCTTATGTGGAATAACAATGTGACCCTCTCCTTAATTTCAAAGGATGAGAGGCTCATTGATGTATCAGCAACCTATAATAATATTAACTTCTATTTGTATTGTTTGTATGGTCATCCAACCCAGAGTGAAAGACATCACTTATGGGACTATCTCAAAGATATCTCTCCTCATCGAACTGAACCTTGGATTTtgattggagattttaatgagattagaaataatcaagaaaaaatGGGTGGTCCGAACAGAGATGAGTGGACATTCAGGAACTTTAGGAGTATGATCTCAGACTGTGATTTGGATGACCTTAACTCAAGAGGAGATAAATTTACATGGGTTGGTGAACGGTATACTCATACTATGAGATGTTGCTTGGATTGCTGTTTGATCAATAGTACTGGAGCAGCTACTTTCCCAAATGCGAGTCTTGACTTTATGGATTTCTCAGGCTCTGATCATCGTCCTCTATCCCTCCAACTaaatatgaagaaagaaaaacgtAAAAgggtcttcttctttgataaaagATTATGTGAGCTGCCTACATTTACAGAAACAGTTCGTGAAGGTTGGCAAAAAGATTCAGATATTCAAACAACAACTATCATATCTAGAATCTCAAACTGTCGAAAAAACATGGCCAAACTGAAACATACATCACAATTAAATGCGGATACACGAATACGAGCTTAACACTCTCAATTAAATACGGCCATGGAAAGTACCGTGCGGACTGAGAGACAACGTGTGCCACACATTCAAATTGCTCTTACCAAAGCATACAATGATGAGGAAAAGCACTGGAAGCAAAAGAGTAGAAACCAAACCATTGAAGAAGGCGATCAAAACACAAGCTATTTTCACGCATGTGCAAAGACTAGATCTTCAAAGAACAGATTAATCTCACTCTATAATTGCCAAGGAATTCTTATACATGGGGATAGAAAGATAGGTGCTCCGGGACCAGACGGGCTAACTGCAAGGTTTTATAAACGTTGCTGGTCAATAGTCGGAAAGGATGTGATTAGGGAAGTGCAAAATTTTTTCAGAACCTCTACAATGACGCAAGGCATTAACCACACAAATATATGTCTAATTCCAAAGGTTGACAACCCCACAACGCTCTCTGATTACCGTCCAATTTCACTGTGCAATGTCTTATACAAGATTATTTCTAAATGTCTTGTAAAGCGCCTCAAGCCTCATCTTGATAGCATTGTCTCTGAATCACAAGCTGCATTCATTCCGGGTAGAATTATTCAGGATAATGTTACGATTGCACATGAAGTAATGCATTCTTTGAAATCTCGAAAACGTGTCTCACAAACTTACATGGCTGTTAAAACTGATGTAAGCAAAGCATACGACAGAGTTGAATGGAACTTTTTAGAAACAACACTCAAGCTATTTGGATTATGTGATCAATGGATCAGTTGGATTATGGCTGCTGTTTGTTCAACCACGTACTCGGTCCTAATAAATGGCTCCCCTCATGGACTTGTTCGACCAGAAAGGGGGATCCGTCAAGGAGATCCCCTGTCTCCTTATCTCTTTATTCTATGTTCTGATATGTTAAGCCACCTCATTACCTCCTATGCTAAAGATGGAGACATTAAGGGAGTAAAGATTGGTAATGGTGTACCACGCATCACCCATTTACAATTTGCTGAtgactctctcttcttttgcaAAGCACACAAGAAAAATTGTCAAGCCTTGCGAGATGTTTTTGATGTCTATGAACACTATTCTGGACAAAAGATTAACACAGATAAATCTATGATTACTTTTGGTTCAAGA
Coding sequences within:
- the LOC104743665 gene encoding F-box protein At1g30790-like, giving the protein MYYPPATSSARPGPANRKTPERSEETGVGTDQQNQDASHDMEQFEVGNSLRNEASESEEEDEAPRRSRHGEGKKRLFVNSYYAVSSTIRSRFTIAFCGASQAKVNDWRLIVFSSSYEDEKSSSLATTFHMTIPSVYLSNASSCQSVHGLIGCTSSGPFFVCNPNTNNFTILPCAGARTSWGYDPVGDQFKALTMVSYPHQPHDSLLYEVLTLGGGESSWTRNTFTSPPHFTVTNSKCINGFVYYAAWTPTRTKNPVIVCFDVRYERLSFVKAPMAVVCWEGESILIEYKGKLASIARHPHADFRRFDLWILEDATTHDWSQQTFELPFSLGMGRNITSPGTNKAGEIIFAPKRLSYDVQPYYIFYYNGPVLFYVASDSSGD